From one Myxococcus xanthus genomic stretch:
- the ftsZ gene encoding cell division protein FtsZ, protein MDQFDQNKQAAKIRVVGAGGAGCNAVNTMILSKLDRVDFIAANTDVQALAASKAPTRLQLGQTLTKGLGAGANPEMGREAALESRDQIAAVLEGADMVFVTAGMGGGTGTGAAPIIADIAKSLGCLTVGVVTKPFLFEGNKRRKQAEQGIVELKAAVDTLITIPNQRLLSLSNEPMPLLETFKRADEVLLNAVQGISDLIQYHGYINVDFADVKTIMSDKGIALMGTGNSTGDKRALIAMQQAIASPLLEDVTIDGATGLLINITGGRDMTLQEVNEALTLVHDAADSEAEIIFGSLIDENISDEVKITIIATGFVHRDAPKVRTVAPVVQVPLSRPAPSVLANAREEVASLVPTKGSGSRPLTVESAKSVSARTAVVKDAPLPLDEDQFDIPTFLRRQGQTELP, encoded by the coding sequence ATGGACCAGTTCGATCAGAACAAGCAGGCCGCCAAGATTCGGGTCGTCGGGGCGGGTGGGGCCGGCTGCAACGCCGTCAATACGATGATCCTGTCCAAGCTGGACCGGGTGGACTTCATCGCCGCCAACACCGATGTCCAGGCGCTCGCCGCGAGCAAGGCGCCCACCCGGCTTCAGCTGGGCCAGACGCTGACGAAGGGCCTGGGCGCGGGCGCCAACCCGGAGATGGGCCGCGAGGCCGCCCTGGAGTCGCGTGACCAGATTGCCGCGGTGCTCGAGGGCGCCGACATGGTGTTCGTCACCGCCGGCATGGGCGGCGGCACCGGCACGGGCGCCGCGCCCATCATCGCGGACATCGCCAAGAGCCTGGGTTGCCTCACGGTGGGCGTCGTCACCAAGCCCTTCCTCTTCGAGGGCAACAAGCGCCGCAAGCAGGCCGAGCAGGGCATCGTGGAGCTCAAGGCCGCGGTGGACACGCTCATCACCATTCCGAACCAGCGCCTGCTGTCGCTCTCCAACGAGCCGATGCCGCTGCTGGAGACCTTCAAGCGCGCGGACGAGGTCCTGCTGAACGCCGTGCAGGGCATCAGCGACCTCATCCAGTACCACGGTTACATCAACGTCGACTTCGCCGACGTGAAGACCATCATGAGCGACAAGGGCATCGCGCTCATGGGCACGGGCAACTCGACCGGTGACAAGCGCGCGCTGATTGCCATGCAGCAGGCCATCGCCAGCCCGCTGCTGGAGGACGTCACCATCGACGGCGCCACGGGCCTGCTCATCAACATCACCGGTGGCCGCGACATGACCCTGCAGGAGGTCAACGAGGCCCTGACGCTGGTGCACGACGCCGCCGACAGCGAGGCGGAAATCATCTTCGGCTCGCTCATCGACGAGAACATCTCGGATGAGGTGAAGATCACCATCATCGCCACGGGCTTCGTGCACCGCGACGCGCCCAAGGTCCGCACGGTGGCGCCGGTGGTGCAGGTGCCGCTGTCGCGTCCGGCGCCGTCCGTGCTCGCGAACGCGCGCGAGGAAGTCGCCAGCCTGGTGCCCACGAAGGGCAGCGGCTCGCGGCCCCTGACCGTGGAGAGCGCCAAGTCGGTGAGCGCCCGCACCGCGGTGGTGAAGGACGCGCCGCTGCCGCTGGACGAGGACCAGTTCGACATCCCCACCTTCCTGCGGCGGCAGGGCCAGACGGAACTGCCGTAA
- a CDS encoding acetyl-CoA carboxylase biotin carboxylase subunit — protein MFQKLLIANRGEIARRIGVVARGMGLKTVAVYSDADAELPFVKEADEAVRIGPAPAKDSYLNTAAILEAAKQTGAQAIHPGYGFLSENGEFAQACADAGLIFVGPPPEAMARMKDKSQARKLVSAAGVPVVPGSEGVVPDVASALAEAERIGYPVLVKAASGGGGIGMAVARNAAEMEKVYRQCTDRAKAAFGKEGVYVERYFPAPRHIEVQILGDQHGHLIHCLERECSIQRRHQKVVEEAPSVLFADGRNPELAQKLFTAAVAAAKAFGYANAGTVEFLYSDGEVYFIEMNARLQVEHPVTELTTGLDLIGWQLRIAAGERLTVKQEDVKRRGAALEFRIYAEDPVKFFPSPGPLKVFQPPTGEGVRLDAGYGEGNTVTPNYDPMIAKLIVTGETRAQAIERSVTALQSFRIEGIKTNIPLHLRIVQDAAFQAGELDTNFLEHHAKPA, from the coding sequence ATGTTCCAGAAGCTGCTCATCGCCAACCGGGGAGAGATTGCCCGCCGCATCGGCGTGGTGGCCCGGGGCATGGGGCTCAAGACGGTCGCCGTCTATTCGGACGCGGACGCTGAGCTGCCCTTCGTGAAGGAGGCCGACGAGGCGGTGCGCATCGGCCCCGCGCCGGCCAAGGACAGCTACCTCAATACCGCCGCCATCCTGGAAGCCGCGAAGCAGACGGGTGCGCAGGCCATCCACCCGGGCTACGGCTTCCTGTCGGAGAACGGCGAGTTCGCCCAGGCCTGCGCGGACGCGGGGCTCATCTTCGTGGGACCGCCGCCGGAGGCCATGGCGCGGATGAAGGACAAGAGCCAGGCCCGAAAGTTGGTGTCCGCCGCGGGGGTCCCCGTGGTGCCCGGCAGCGAGGGCGTGGTGCCCGACGTGGCCAGCGCGCTGGCGGAGGCCGAGCGCATCGGCTACCCGGTGCTCGTCAAGGCGGCCAGCGGCGGCGGCGGCATTGGCATGGCGGTGGCCAGGAACGCCGCGGAGATGGAGAAGGTCTACCGCCAGTGCACGGACCGGGCGAAGGCCGCCTTCGGCAAGGAAGGCGTGTACGTGGAGCGCTACTTCCCGGCGCCCCGGCACATCGAGGTCCAGATTCTGGGGGACCAGCACGGCCACCTCATCCACTGTCTGGAGCGGGAATGTTCCATCCAGCGGCGCCACCAGAAGGTGGTGGAGGAAGCCCCCTCCGTGCTGTTCGCGGACGGGCGCAACCCGGAGCTGGCGCAGAAGCTCTTCACGGCCGCGGTGGCCGCGGCGAAGGCCTTTGGTTACGCCAACGCCGGCACGGTGGAGTTCCTCTACTCGGACGGTGAGGTCTACTTCATCGAGATGAACGCCCGCCTCCAGGTGGAGCACCCGGTGACGGAGCTGACCACGGGGCTGGACCTCATCGGCTGGCAGCTGCGCATCGCCGCGGGCGAGCGCCTCACGGTGAAGCAGGAGGACGTGAAGCGGCGCGGGGCGGCGCTGGAGTTCCGCATCTACGCCGAGGACCCGGTGAAGTTCTTCCCGTCTCCCGGGCCGCTGAAGGTGTTCCAGCCGCCCACGGGCGAGGGCGTCCGGCTGGACGCGGGCTACGGCGAGGGCAACACCGTCACGCCGAACTACGACCCGATGATTGCCAAGCTCATCGTCACCGGTGAGACGCGGGCGCAGGCGATTGAGCGCTCCGTGACGGCGCTCCAGTCGTTCCGCATCGAAGGCATCAAGACGAACATCCCGCTCCACCTGCGCATCGTGCAGGATGCGGCCTTCCAGGCCGGCGAGCTGGACACGAACTTCCTGGAGCACCACGCCAAGCCGGCGTAG
- a CDS encoding biotin/lipoyl-binding carrier protein, with amino-acid sequence MADVAAHITGTVWKIEVQVGQQVNAGDTLVILESMKMEMPVEAEDGGTVKEIRVKEAQSVNEGDVLVVLG; translated from the coding sequence ATGGCGGACGTAGCGGCGCACATCACCGGCACGGTGTGGAAGATTGAGGTTCAGGTCGGCCAGCAGGTCAACGCGGGCGACACGCTCGTCATCCTCGAATCCATGAAGATGGAGATGCCCGTGGAGGCAGAGGATGGCGGGACGGTGAAGGAGATTCGGGTGAAGGAGGCGCAGTCGGTCAACGAGGGCGATGTCCTCGTGGTGCTCGGCTAG
- a CDS encoding enoyl-CoA hydratase/isomerase family protein, whose product MEPVVATGASLNVEDRDDGVRVLTLSNPARRNALDDGLLARLDAALEPAPHVRALLVRGAGGAFCSGYDLTHLGPPGAGGRLPDDLLVECLLKLESHPAPSVALVEGAAVGAGFDLAASCDFRIGTPNAVFLMPPAKLGIVYSPEGLARAARLVGVARAKQLFLAARKLSAREALEWGLLDDCLADAETRALALCATLAGHAPLAVSGMKESFGRLARAPLEEADRARLRGLRAAAFGSEDAKEGRAAFLEKRPPRFSGR is encoded by the coding sequence GTGGAGCCCGTCGTCGCGACAGGTGCTTCGCTGAACGTCGAGGACCGCGACGACGGGGTCCGGGTGTTGACGCTGTCCAACCCGGCTCGCCGCAACGCGCTCGATGACGGCCTTCTGGCGCGGCTGGACGCGGCGCTGGAGCCCGCCCCGCATGTGCGCGCCTTGCTGGTGCGCGGCGCGGGCGGGGCTTTCTGTTCCGGCTATGACTTGACGCACCTGGGCCCGCCGGGCGCGGGCGGACGGCTGCCGGATGACTTGCTGGTGGAGTGCCTGTTGAAGCTGGAGTCCCATCCCGCGCCCAGTGTGGCGCTGGTGGAGGGCGCGGCGGTGGGCGCCGGCTTCGACCTGGCGGCCTCGTGCGACTTCCGCATTGGCACGCCCAACGCCGTCTTCCTCATGCCCCCAGCGAAGCTGGGCATCGTCTACTCCCCGGAGGGGCTGGCCCGTGCCGCGCGGCTGGTGGGCGTGGCGCGCGCCAAGCAGCTCTTCCTCGCGGCGCGGAAGCTGAGCGCGCGGGAGGCGCTGGAGTGGGGGCTGTTGGATGACTGCCTGGCGGACGCGGAGACGCGCGCGCTGGCGCTGTGCGCCACCCTGGCCGGCCATGCACCGCTGGCGGTGTCGGGGATGAAGGAGTCCTTCGGGCGCCTGGCTCGGGCCCCGTTGGAGGAGGCGGACCGGGCGCGGCTGCGCGGCTTGCGCGCGGCGGCCTTCGGGAGCGAGGACGCGAAGGAGGGGCGGGCGGCCTTCCTTGAAAAGCGCCCGCCCCGCTTCTCCGGCCGCTAG